A genome region from Polyodon spathula isolate WHYD16114869_AA chromosome 19, ASM1765450v1, whole genome shotgun sequence includes the following:
- the kbtbd4 gene encoding kelch repeat and BTB domain-containing protein 4 — MQSNEDSGVLNVSGSGEENYFLSYTFTDRTHSGRVVKSIMDLCLEDGLFADVTVSVDGKEFQLHRLVLSAQSCFFRSMFTSNLKEAHNRSIELKDVSAPVFQLLVDYIYHGTIKLRVEDLQDTYEMADMYQLTALFEECSRFLARTVEVRSCLQVMWLADQHSDQELYTAAKHCAKIHLVQLHHTEEFLNLPLRLLTDIIKDGVPSSQNPTVAIETWINHSKEEREGYSVMLLDSLKEIGENVHIYLIGKEETRTHSLAMSLHCTEDDVISVSGQNSLCHQITAACKHGGDLYVVGGSIPRRMWKCNMQTMDWERCAPLPRDRLQHTLVSVPGEDAIYSLGGKTLQDILSNAVIYYTVQDNMWTETRQLDTAVSGAAGVNLGGTIYLLGGEENDMDFFTKPSRLIQCFDTAAQKCHIKPYMLPFAGCMHATAHKDLIFIVAEGDSLVCYNPLLESFTRLRFPEVWSCMPSFWKVASCNGCIYVFRDKCKKGDANTLKFNPATSVVSVIRGIKILLTNWQFVLA; from the exons GGAAAACTACTTCCTCAGCTACACCTTCACGGACCGGACCCACTCGGGCCGGGTGGTGAAGAGCATCATGGACCTGTGCCTGGAGGACGGGCTCTTTGCTGACGTCACCGTCTCGGTGGACGGGAAGGAGTTCCAGCTGCACAGGCTGGTGCTTTCGGCTCAGAGCTGCTTCTTCCGCTCCATGTTCACTTCCAACCTGAAGGAGGCGCACAACCGCAGCATCGAGCTGAAGGACGTCAGTGCCCCTGTCTTTCAGCTACTGGTAGATTATATCTACCACGGGACCATCAAGCTGAGGGTGGAGGACTTGCAGGACACCTACGAGATGGCTGACATGTACCAGTTGACCGCGTTGTTCGAGGAGTGCTCCCGCTTTCTGGCCCGCACGGTGGAGGTGAGGAGCTGCCTGCAGGTGATGTGGCTGGCTGACCAGCACAGCGACCAGGAGCTGTACACCGCAGCCAAGCACTGCGCCAAGATCCATCTGGTGCAGCTCCACCACACAGAGGAGTTCCTCAACCTGCCTCTTCGCCTGCTCACCGACATCATCAAGG ATGGTGTTCCAAGCTCACAGAACCCGACCGTTGCAATAGaaacatggataaaccacagtAAAGAAGAAAGAGAGGGTTACTCTGTCATGCTGCTGGACAGCCTGAAG gagATTGGTGAAAACGTGCACATCTACCTGATCGGGAAGGAGGAGACGCGCACGCACTCCCTGGCCATGTCCCTGCACTGCACGGAAGACGATGTCATCAGCGTCAGTGGGCAGAACAGCCTGTGCCACCAGATCACTGCAGCCTGCAAGCATGGGGGCGATCTGTACGTGGTTGGAGGCTCCATCCCTCGCCGCATGTGGAAGTGCAACATGCAGACCATGGACTGGGAGCGCTGCGCCCCGCTGCCCCGCGACCGGCTGCAGCACACGCTGGTCTCTGTGCCAGGGGAGGATGCCATCTACTCCCTGGGTGGCAAGACGCTGCAGGACATCCTGTCCAACGCTGTGATCTATTACACTGTCCAGGACAACATGTGGACCGAAACCCGCCAGCTGGACACTGCTGTGTCCGGAGCAGCTGGGGTTAACCTGGGTGGCACCATCTACCTGCTAGGTGGAGAGGAGAATGACATGGACTTCTTCACTAAGCCCTCCCGGCTTATCCAGTGCTTTGACACGGCTGCGCAGAAGTGCCACATCAAGCCCTACATGCTCCCCTTTGCTGGCTGCATGCACGCAACCGCCCACAAGGACCTGATTTTTATTGTGGCCGAGGGCGACTCGCTGGTGTGCTACAACCCCCTGCTGGAGAGCTTCACCCGGCTGCGCTTCCCCGAGGTGTGGAGCTGCATGCCCTCCTTCTGGAAGGTGGCAAGCTGCAACGGCTGCATCTATGTCTTCAGGGACAAGTGCAAGAAGGGAGACGCCAACACGCTCAAGTTCAACCCTGCCACCTCCGTCGTCTCTGTTATCAGGGGGATCAAAATCCTCCTGACGAACTGGCAGTTTGTGTTGGCTTGA
- the LOC121294586 gene encoding phosphatidylglycerophosphatase and protein-tyrosine phosphatase 1-like: protein MAGVSARFLFYPTLAYNVCMLKISARRWFDRIDQTVILGALPFKSMTQELVEKENVKGVITMNEKYETKYFCNTAQEWKSVGVEQLCLSTVDFTGVPSLENLHKGVDFALKHKEQGDSVYVHCKAGRSRSATLVAAYLVRLHCWSPEQACSFMASVRPHVLVRQGQLEVLHQYHEQVCTAKPV, encoded by the exons ATGGCGGGGGTGTCGGCGAGATTTCTGTTTTATCCGACCCTCGCTTACAATGTTTGTATGTTGAAAATATCGGCGAGAAGGTGGTTTGACAGAATAGATCAAACCGTGATTCTCGGAGCTCTGCCTTTTAAATCGATGACGCAAGAG CTGGTGGAGAAGGAAAACGTGAAAGGCGTCATTACCATGAATGAAAAATATGAGactaaatacttttgcaatacTGCTCAG gAGTGGAAGTCTGTGGGAGTGGAGCAGCTGTGTCTGAGCACAGTGGACTTCACTGGAGTTCCCAGCCTGGAAAATCTCCACAAAGGAGTTGACTTTGCCCTGAAGCACAAGGAGCAGGGAGACAGTGTGTACGTTCACTGCAAGGCTGGCCGATCGCGCAGTGCCACTTTAGTAGCTGCATATCTAGTAAGG CTGCACTGCTGGAGTCCAGAGCAGGCGTGCAGTTTCATGGCGTCCGTCCGTCCTCACGTCCTCGTTCGACAGGGACAGCTGGAGGTGCTGCACCAGTACCACGAGCAAGTCTGTACTGCAAAACCTGTGTGA